Proteins co-encoded in one Pseudomonas beijingensis genomic window:
- a CDS encoding bifunctional diguanylate cyclase/phosphodiesterase, which produces MTTTEQLGALSSILAQSSLYSLFQPIICLSERRIVGYEALTRGPSNSPLHSPIALLSVARQAGRLSELELACRRSACQRFNEQKLPGKLFLNVSPESLLESAHQTGRTLQLLQDFGISPSQVVIELTEQTPIDDFQLLQTALHHYRAMGFSIALDDLGAGYSSLRLWSELRPDYVKIDRHFIDGIHQDALKREFVGSILKIARASRAQVIAEGIELPEELAVLIEMGVDLVQGYLLARPQEQPSRDARALMPRQDSGVAALNDEVNDLGALLNEQPAVAHNTPTATVLEAFRRQANLNSLAVLDNQNQPCGIVHRHSLSDALLKPFATDLFARKPISRLMSDDFLAVELNQSLQQVSRLITSRARQRIEEDFIITLNGGYLGLGRVIDVLKLITELKIQQARYANPLTLLPGNVPIQQCLTRLLQQRQESVICYVDIDSFKPFNDIYGYGRGDEVLLCLAQCLNERIDPSRDFVGHIGGDDFLLVLGPEDWRRRLDQLLGDFQTHCRRFYRPEHLEAGCFTALNRQGIRQEFALLSLSIGVVHLRAEACEALDASQLAELASQAKHHAKEILGGSVYLVEGLAEREAVVELGISV; this is translated from the coding sequence ATGACCACGACAGAACAGCTGGGTGCCTTGAGTTCGATCCTGGCTCAAAGCAGTTTGTACAGTCTGTTCCAACCGATCATCTGCCTTTCCGAACGGCGCATCGTGGGCTATGAAGCCCTGACCCGCGGCCCTTCCAACAGCCCGTTGCACTCGCCCATCGCACTGCTCTCCGTAGCGCGCCAGGCCGGACGCCTCAGCGAGCTGGAACTGGCCTGCCGCCGCAGCGCCTGCCAACGCTTCAACGAGCAAAAACTGCCGGGCAAGCTGTTTCTCAACGTCTCGCCCGAGTCCTTGCTGGAGTCCGCGCACCAGACGGGGCGCACGCTGCAACTGCTGCAAGACTTCGGCATCTCACCCAGCCAGGTCGTGATCGAACTGACCGAACAGACCCCCATCGATGACTTCCAGCTCCTGCAAACCGCCCTGCACCACTACCGGGCCATGGGTTTCTCGATTGCCCTGGACGACCTTGGCGCGGGTTATTCGAGCTTGCGGTTGTGGTCCGAATTGCGACCCGACTATGTGAAGATCGACCGACATTTCATCGACGGCATCCATCAGGACGCCCTCAAGCGCGAGTTCGTGGGCTCGATCCTGAAGATCGCCCGGGCCTCCCGTGCCCAGGTGATTGCCGAGGGCATCGAACTGCCGGAAGAACTGGCGGTGCTGATCGAAATGGGCGTCGACCTGGTCCAGGGTTATCTGCTGGCCCGCCCCCAGGAACAACCGTCACGCGATGCCAGGGCGCTGATGCCCAGGCAGGACAGCGGCGTGGCAGCGCTGAATGATGAGGTCAACGACCTCGGTGCGCTGCTCAATGAACAGCCGGCGGTGGCCCACAACACGCCAACCGCCACCGTACTGGAGGCGTTCCGGCGCCAGGCCAACCTCAACTCCCTGGCGGTGCTGGACAATCAGAACCAGCCCTGCGGCATCGTCCATCGCCATTCACTCTCGGACGCCTTGCTCAAGCCCTTCGCCACTGACCTGTTCGCTCGCAAGCCCATCAGTCGGCTGATGAGCGATGACTTCCTGGCGGTGGAGTTGAACCAGTCGCTGCAACAAGTCAGCCGCCTGATCACCAGCCGCGCCCGACAACGTATCGAAGAAGACTTCATCATCACCCTCAACGGCGGCTACCTCGGCCTGGGCCGGGTGATCGACGTACTCAAGCTCATCACCGAGCTGAAAATCCAACAGGCCCGCTACGCCAACCCACTGACCCTGCTGCCGGGCAACGTCCCGATCCAGCAATGCCTCACGCGCTTGCTACAACAACGGCAGGAATCGGTGATCTGCTACGTGGACATCGACAGCTTCAAGCCCTTCAACGACATCTACGGCTACGGCCGCGGCGACGAAGTCCTGCTGTGCCTGGCCCAATGTCTGAACGAACGCATCGACCCCAGCCGCGACTTCGTCGGACACATCGGCGGCGACGACTTCCTGCTGGTCCTCGGCCCGGAAGACTGGCGCAGGCGCCTGGACCAGTTGCTCGGCGACTTCCAGACCCACTGCCGCCGCTTCTACCGCCCTGAGCATTTAGAGGCGGGATGTTTTACGGCATTGAATCGACAGGGCATTCGGCAGGAGTTCGCGTTGTTGTCGCTGTCGATTGGCGTGGTGCACCTGCGCGCCGAGGCCTGTGAAGCACTGGACGCCAGTCAGTTGGCGGAACTGGCCTCGCAGGCCAAGCACCATGCCAAGGAGATTTTGGGGGGGAGTGTGTATCTGGTGGAGGGGTTGGCTGAGCGGGAGGCTGTGGTGGAGTTGGGTATTTCGGTGTAA
- a CDS encoding carboxy terminal-processing peptidase — protein sequence MKHLFPSTALALVIGLGLLPLSNDTFAANSWDKLQPDRDEVIASLNVVELLKRHHYSKPPLDDARSVIIYDSYLKLLDPSRSYFLASDIAEFDKWKTQFDDFLKSGDLNAGFTIYKRYLDRVKARLDYALAELNKGVDKIDFNAKETLQVDRKDAPWLKSTAELDDLWRKRVKDEVLRMKIAGKDPKQIQETLTKRYKNQLARLDQTRAEDIFQAYINTFAMSYDPHTNYLSPDNAENFDINMSLSLEGIGAVLQSDNDQVKIVRLVPAGPADKTKQVSPADKIIGVAQGNKEMVDVVGWRLDEVVKLIRGPKGSVVRLEVIPASNAPNDQTSKIVAITREAVKLEEQAAKKSILNLKQDGKDYKLGIIEIPAFYLDFKAFRAGDPDYKSTTRDVKKLLTELQKEKVDGVVIDLRNNGGGSLQEATELTSLFIDKGPTVLVRNADGRVDVLEDENPGAFYKGPMALLVNRLSASASEIFAGAMQDYHRALIIGGQTFGKGTVQTIQPLNHGELKLTLAKFYRVSGQSTQHQGVLPDIDYPSIIDTKEIGESALPEAMPWDTIRPAIKPAVDPFKPFLAQLKSDHDARSSQDAEFVFIRDKLALAQKLMMEKTVTLNEADRRAQHADIEAKQLTMENLRRKAKGEEPLKELKKEDEDLITEPEKTKPEDDAYLSETGRILLDYLKLNTAIAKH from the coding sequence ATGAAGCACCTGTTCCCCAGCACCGCCCTCGCGCTCGTCATTGGCCTCGGCCTGTTACCGTTGTCGAACGATACGTTCGCAGCCAACAGCTGGGACAAGCTCCAGCCCGATCGCGACGAAGTGATTGCCAGCCTGAACGTCGTCGAATTGCTCAAGCGCCATCACTACAGCAAGCCGCCGCTCGATGACGCGCGCTCGGTCATCATCTACGACAGCTATTTGAAGCTGCTCGATCCATCGCGCAGCTATTTCCTGGCCAGCGACATCGCCGAATTCGACAAGTGGAAAACCCAGTTCGACGATTTCCTCAAGAGTGGCGACCTGAATGCCGGGTTCACCATCTACAAGCGCTACTTGGACCGCGTGAAGGCACGCCTGGACTACGCCCTTGCCGAGTTGAACAAAGGCGTCGACAAAATCGACTTCAATGCCAAGGAAACCTTGCAGGTCGACCGCAAGGACGCCCCTTGGCTCAAAAGCACAGCCGAACTCGACGACCTGTGGCGCAAACGCGTCAAGGACGAAGTGCTGCGCATGAAGATCGCTGGCAAGGATCCCAAGCAGATCCAGGAAACCCTGACCAAGCGCTACAAGAACCAATTGGCGCGCCTGGACCAGACCCGCGCCGAGGACATTTTCCAGGCGTACATCAACACCTTCGCCATGTCCTACGACCCGCACACCAATTATCTGTCGCCGGATAACGCGGAAAACTTCGACATCAACATGAGCCTGTCCCTGGAAGGCATCGGTGCCGTGCTGCAGAGCGACAACGACCAGGTGAAAATCGTGCGCCTGGTCCCGGCGGGCCCTGCGGACAAGACCAAACAGGTCAGCCCGGCGGACAAGATCATCGGTGTCGCCCAAGGCAACAAGGAAATGGTCGACGTGGTCGGCTGGCGCCTGGACGAAGTGGTCAAGCTGATCCGTGGCCCGAAAGGCTCGGTGGTGCGTCTGGAAGTCATCCCGGCCAGCAATGCGCCGAACGACCAGACCAGCAAAATCGTGGCCATCACCCGTGAAGCGGTGAAGCTGGAAGAACAAGCCGCGAAGAAATCGATCCTCAACCTCAAGCAGGACGGCAAGGACTACAAGCTCGGCATCATTGAGATCCCGGCCTTCTACCTGGACTTCAAGGCCTTCCGCGCCGGGGATCCGGACTACAAGAGCACCACCCGTGACGTCAAGAAGCTGCTGACCGAACTGCAGAAGGAAAAGGTCGACGGCGTGGTCATCGACTTGCGCAACAACGGCGGCGGCTCCCTGCAGGAAGCCACCGAGCTGACCAGCCTGTTCATCGACAAGGGCCCGACCGTGCTCGTGCGCAACGCCGATGGCCGGGTGGATGTGCTGGAAGACGAAAACCCGGGCGCGTTCTACAAGGGACCGATGGCCTTGCTGGTCAACCGCCTGTCGGCGTCGGCCTCGGAGATTTTCGCCGGCGCGATGCAGGACTATCACCGTGCGCTGATCATCGGCGGCCAGACCTTCGGCAAAGGCACCGTGCAGACCATCCAGCCGCTCAACCACGGCGAGCTGAAGCTGACCCTGGCGAAGTTCTACCGGGTGTCCGGCCAGAGCACCCAGCACCAGGGCGTACTGCCTGACATCGATTACCCGTCGATCATCGACACCAAGGAAATCGGTGAAAGCGCCCTGCCCGAAGCCATGCCGTGGGACACCATCCGGCCGGCGATCAAACCGGCCGTGGACCCGTTCAAGCCGTTCCTGGCCCAACTCAAGTCCGACCACGACGCGCGCTCGTCCCAGGATGCGGAGTTCGTGTTCATCCGCGACAAGCTGGCCCTGGCGCAGAAATTGATGATGGAAAAGACCGTCACCCTCAACGAAGCCGACCGTCGCGCGCAGCATGCCGATATCGAGGCCAAGCAACTGACTATGGAAAACCTGCGTCGCAAAGCCAAGGGCGAAGAACCGCTCAAAGAGCTGAAGAAAGAGGACGAAGACCTGATCACCGAGCCGGAGAAAACCAAGCCGGAAGACGATGCCTACCTGAGCGAGACCGGGCGAATCCTGCTGGATTACCTGAAACTCAACACGGCGATCGCCAAGCACTAA
- a CDS encoding zinc-binding dehydrogenase: protein MKALQGVEGQVVWADEPSPACDVGQVRIRVAAAGLNRADLLQKAGLYPPPPGASQVLGLECSGVISEVGPGSSWQVGDRVCALLAGGGMAEEVVVDGRHVLPVPEGLSLAEAAALPEVYSTAWLNLFQLAGLKPGEKVLLHAGASGVGSAAIQLCKAFGNPCWVSVGSTERLAYCEALGAQGGVVRTDGLESLNDLGPFDVILDPVGANYAKLNVKLLSVDGRWVLIGLMGGRSTELDLAQVLGKRIQLLGSTLRSRDEQFKADLISELGQQVWPLFADKRLSPQLARTFAIKDAEAAFAELATNQVSGKLVLLIDESLS, encoded by the coding sequence GTGAAAGCATTGCAAGGCGTTGAAGGCCAAGTGGTATGGGCTGATGAGCCAAGTCCGGCGTGTGATGTCGGGCAAGTTCGCATCCGTGTGGCGGCTGCCGGCCTGAATCGGGCCGATTTGTTGCAAAAAGCCGGGCTTTACCCGCCGCCACCCGGCGCCAGCCAGGTGCTGGGGCTGGAATGTTCCGGGGTGATCAGCGAGGTCGGGCCGGGCTCGTCCTGGCAGGTGGGCGACCGCGTTTGCGCGTTGCTGGCCGGCGGTGGGATGGCCGAGGAGGTGGTGGTCGATGGCCGCCATGTGCTACCGGTGCCCGAGGGCTTGTCATTGGCTGAAGCGGCCGCGCTGCCTGAGGTCTACAGCACCGCGTGGCTGAATCTGTTCCAGCTGGCCGGGCTCAAGCCGGGCGAGAAAGTGCTGCTGCATGCCGGGGCCAGCGGCGTCGGCTCGGCCGCGATCCAGCTGTGCAAGGCGTTCGGCAACCCGTGCTGGGTCAGTGTCGGTTCGACCGAGCGGCTGGCCTATTGCGAGGCCCTGGGCGCCCAGGGGGGCGTGGTGCGCACCGATGGCCTGGAGAGTTTGAACGACCTCGGTCCCTTCGACGTGATCCTCGATCCAGTGGGCGCCAACTACGCCAAACTCAACGTGAAACTTTTGTCAGTTGACGGCCGCTGGGTGTTGATCGGCCTGATGGGCGGGCGCTCGACCGAGCTCGACCTGGCCCAGGTGCTGGGAAAGCGTATCCAACTGCTCGGCTCGACCCTGCGCAGTCGCGACGAGCAATTCAAGGCCGACCTGATCAGTGAGCTGGGGCAACAGGTGTGGCCGCTGTTTGCCGACAAACGCCTGAGCCCGCAACTGGCCCGGACCTTCGCGATCAAGGACGCCGAAGCGGCGTTCGCGGAACTGGCAACCAACCAGGTGTCCGGCAAGTTGGTGTTGCTGATCGATGAGAGCCTGAGCTGA
- a CDS encoding DUF1326 domain-containing protein, whose protein sequence is MAITEWRMQGVEFIACNCNWGCPCQFDAPPTHGHCQAVASMRVEHGYFNQVTLEGLCWAATFAWPGAIHEGNGSCQVFIDERADEAQRQALLTILSGLESDPGANVFQVFSSTMSEVFEPQFVPITLSIDVDQRLAHLDIPGVLQASGEPIRSPIDGSPHRVRLSLPNGFEFLEAEVASGSYQTHSALKLQSQDSHSHLAHVHFTGHGIEP, encoded by the coding sequence ATGGCCATCACCGAATGGCGCATGCAGGGCGTCGAATTCATTGCCTGCAACTGCAATTGGGGCTGCCCCTGTCAATTCGACGCACCACCGACCCATGGCCACTGCCAGGCGGTGGCGTCGATGCGAGTGGAACACGGGTATTTCAATCAGGTGACGCTGGAAGGCTTGTGCTGGGCCGCCACCTTCGCTTGGCCGGGTGCCATTCATGAGGGCAACGGCAGTTGTCAGGTGTTCATCGATGAACGCGCCGACGAGGCGCAACGTCAGGCTCTGCTGACCATCCTCTCTGGTCTGGAGAGCGACCCCGGGGCCAACGTGTTCCAGGTGTTCAGCAGCACCATGAGTGAAGTGTTCGAACCGCAGTTCGTGCCCATTACTCTGTCTATCGATGTCGATCAACGCTTGGCGCACCTGGACATTCCAGGCGTGCTGCAGGCCAGCGGCGAGCCGATCCGCAGCCCGATCGACGGTTCACCTCATCGAGTCCGGCTATCCCTGCCCAACGGCTTCGAATTCCTTGAGGCTGAGGTCGCCAGCGGCAGTTACCAGACGCATTCGGCCCTCAAGCTACAATCCCAAGACAGTCATAGCCACCTCGCCCATGTGCACTTCACTGGCCATGGCATAGAGCCGTAA
- a CDS encoding DUF2182 domain-containing protein, whose protein sequence is MAAPQVAAQSRRLTGEQLLFLACLLALTALAWLVLLHMARDMSAPGGMADAAMAGMVMPWSLADALLMFAMWVVMMIGMMLPSALPMLLIYQQMLCKRMPAPQRHLALLLFCSAYGLVWAGFALGATALQWALEQLTLLSPGMRVSSTALGAGLLLVTGVYQWLPSKAVCLKHCRGPLHFLLSYWRSDVLGGWRMGLAHGAYCLGCCWALMGLLFVVGVMNLLWVAVIGAFILLEKNLPQGLWLSRICGVLLLGWSLWLLLG, encoded by the coding sequence ATGGCAGCACCTCAGGTGGCGGCCCAGAGCAGGCGACTGACAGGCGAGCAGTTGCTGTTCCTGGCCTGCCTGCTTGCGCTGACCGCCCTGGCCTGGCTGGTGCTGCTGCACATGGCCCGTGACATGAGCGCGCCGGGCGGCATGGCTGATGCGGCAATGGCTGGCATGGTCATGCCCTGGAGCCTGGCCGATGCGCTGCTGATGTTTGCCATGTGGGTGGTGATGATGATCGGCATGATGCTGCCCAGTGCCCTGCCGATGCTGCTGATCTACCAGCAGATGCTGTGCAAGCGCATGCCGGCACCGCAGCGACACCTGGCCCTGCTGCTGTTCTGCAGCGCCTATGGCCTGGTCTGGGCTGGCTTCGCCCTGGGCGCCACGGCGTTGCAATGGGCGCTCGAGCAGCTCACTTTGCTCAGTCCAGGGATGCGCGTCAGCAGTACCGCGTTGGGCGCCGGCCTGCTGTTGGTCACAGGCGTCTATCAGTGGCTGCCAAGCAAGGCGGTCTGCCTTAAACATTGTCGCGGGCCGCTGCATTTTCTTCTCAGCTACTGGCGCTCCGACGTGCTCGGCGGCTGGCGCATGGGGCTGGCCCATGGCGCTTACTGCCTGGGCTGCTGTTGGGCCTTGATGGGACTGTTGTTCGTGGTCGGCGTGATGAACCTGCTCTGGGTGGCAGTGATCGGTGCCTTCATTCTGCTGGAGAAAAACCTGCCGCAGGGACTCTGGCTTAGTCGTATCTGCGGTGTGTTGTTGCTTGGCTGGAGCCTGTGGCTGTTGCTGGGCTAG
- a CDS encoding HAD family hydrolase, giving the protein MALAIFDLDETLIHGDCATLWSEQMGRLGWVDPESFMRRNNELMDAYSHGKLSMEEYMDFSLEPMIGRTPEEIEHLVAPWVEDFIEPIIFSDATKAIAEHRKAGDRILVISASGTHLVKPIAERLGIDEILAIELEVLHGVYSGQTVGTLTYREGKITRLLDWLDAEEENLEGASFYSDSRNDLPLLLKVDHPHVVNPDPALKAHAESAGWPIHTWK; this is encoded by the coding sequence ATGGCCTTGGCAATTTTTGATCTGGACGAAACCCTGATCCACGGCGACTGCGCCACCCTCTGGAGTGAACAGATGGGTCGCCTGGGCTGGGTCGATCCCGAGTCGTTCATGCGGCGCAACAACGAGCTGATGGACGCCTACAGCCACGGCAAGCTGAGCATGGAAGAGTACATGGACTTCAGCCTGGAACCGATGATTGGCCGCACGCCCGAAGAGATCGAGCATCTGGTGGCGCCGTGGGTGGAAGACTTCATCGAGCCGATCATCTTCAGCGACGCCACCAAGGCCATCGCCGAACACCGCAAGGCCGGTGATCGGATCCTGGTGATCTCGGCCTCCGGCACGCACCTGGTCAAGCCGATTGCCGAACGCCTGGGCATCGACGAGATCCTGGCGATCGAACTGGAGGTGCTTCATGGGGTGTACAGCGGCCAGACCGTCGGTACCCTGACCTACCGCGAAGGCAAGATCACCCGGCTGCTGGACTGGCTGGATGCCGAGGAAGAGAACCTGGAAGGCGCGAGCTTCTATTCCGACTCGCGCAATGACCTGCCGTTGTTGCTCAAGGTCGATCACCCGCACGTAGTGAACCCGGACCCGGCATTGAAGGCCCATGCCGAATCGGCCGGGTGGCCGATTCATACCTGGAAATAA
- a CDS encoding ABC transporter ATP-binding protein, which translates to MSYVSVQHLQKSYAGTPVFSDINCEIGKGEFVTLLGPSGCGKSTLLRCIAGLTAVDAGQIILDGQDIVPLSPQKRGIGMVFQSYALFPNMTVEQNVAFGLRMQKVDASDSRQRVLEILRLVELHDFAARYPHQLSGGQCQRVALARSLVTRPRLLLLDEPLSALDARIRKHLREQIRQIQRELGLTTIFVTHDQEEALTMSDRIFLMNQGKIVQSGDAETLYTAPVDVFAAGFIGNYNLLDADSASKLLQRPVTGRIAIRPEAIELSRSGQADALIRSHSLLGNVIRYRVEARGVELVVDVLNRSAADLHPDGARLALSIDPSALCEVA; encoded by the coding sequence ATGAGCTACGTCAGCGTCCAACACCTGCAAAAAAGCTATGCCGGCACACCGGTGTTCAGCGACATCAACTGCGAGATCGGCAAGGGCGAGTTCGTCACCCTGCTCGGCCCTTCCGGTTGCGGCAAATCCACGCTGCTGCGCTGCATCGCCGGCCTGACCGCGGTGGATGCCGGCCAGATCATCCTCGACGGGCAGGACATCGTCCCGCTGAGCCCGCAGAAACGCGGCATCGGCATGGTCTTCCAGAGCTACGCCTTGTTCCCGAACATGACCGTGGAGCAAAACGTCGCCTTCGGCCTGCGCATGCAAAAGGTAGACGCCTCGGACAGTCGCCAGCGCGTGCTGGAGATCCTGCGCCTGGTGGAGCTGCACGATTTTGCTGCCCGCTATCCCCATCAACTCTCCGGCGGCCAATGCCAGCGCGTCGCCCTTGCCCGCTCCCTGGTCACGCGGCCGCGCCTGTTGCTGCTGGACGAGCCACTGTCAGCCCTGGATGCGCGGATTCGCAAGCACTTGCGCGAACAGATCCGACAGATCCAGCGTGAATTGGGCCTGACCACGATCTTCGTCACACACGATCAGGAAGAAGCCCTGACCATGTCTGACCGGATTTTCCTGATGAACCAGGGAAAGATCGTACAAAGCGGCGATGCCGAAACCCTTTACACTGCGCCCGTCGATGTCTTTGCCGCCGGCTTCATCGGCAACTACAACCTGCTGGACGCCGACAGCGCGAGCAAACTGCTGCAGCGGCCGGTGACCGGTCGCATCGCCATCCGCCCGGAGGCCATCGAGCTGAGCCGCAGCGGCCAGGCCGATGCGCTGATCCGCAGCCACAGCCTGTTGGGCAACGTGATTCGCTACCGGGTCGAGGCTCGTGGCGTGGAGTTGGTGGTGGATGTACTCAACCGTTCGGCCGCCGACCTGCACCCCGATGGCGCACGGTTGGCACTTTCCATCGATCCGTCGGCGCTGTGTGAGGTAGCCTGA
- a CDS encoding ABC transporter permease has protein sequence MSRAEPGSVGLYHRAVVYLLFAILLLPLAGTLVYSIASSWSATVLPSGFTFKWYVQLWSDPRFLHAFGQSLLVCVGALVLSVVLILPLLFVVHYHFPKLDALMNILILLPFAVPPVVSSVGLLQLYGSGPLAMVGTPWILIGCYFTVALPFMYRAITNNLQAINLRDLMDAAQLLGASTFQAAFLVVLPNLRKGLMVALLLSFSFLFGEFVFANILVGTRYETLQVYLNNMRNSSGHFTSALVISYFFFVLVLTWAANILNKDKSQ, from the coding sequence ATGTCTCGCGCTGAACCGGGCTCCGTCGGGCTCTATCATCGGGCGGTGGTGTACCTGCTGTTCGCCATCCTGCTGCTGCCCCTGGCCGGCACGCTGGTCTACTCCATCGCCAGCAGTTGGTCGGCCACCGTGCTGCCCAGCGGCTTCACCTTCAAATGGTATGTGCAGTTGTGGAGCGATCCGCGTTTTCTCCACGCCTTCGGTCAATCGCTGCTGGTCTGCGTCGGTGCGCTGGTGCTCTCGGTGGTGTTGATCCTGCCGCTGCTGTTCGTGGTGCATTACCACTTCCCCAAGCTCGACGCACTGATGAACATCCTCATCCTGCTGCCCTTCGCGGTGCCGCCGGTGGTGTCGTCGGTGGGGCTGTTGCAACTCTATGGTTCCGGGCCGCTGGCGATGGTCGGTACGCCGTGGATCCTGATCGGTTGCTACTTCACCGTCGCCCTGCCGTTCATGTACCGGGCGATCACCAACAACCTGCAAGCCATCAACCTGCGCGACCTGATGGACGCCGCCCAACTGCTCGGCGCCAGCACCTTCCAGGCGGCGTTCCTGGTGGTGCTGCCGAACCTGCGCAAGGGCCTGATGGTGGCGCTGCTGCTGTCCTTCTCGTTCCTGTTCGGCGAATTCGTGTTCGCCAACATCCTCGTCGGCACCCGCTATGAAACCCTGCAGGTCTACCTGAACAACATGCGCAACAGCAGCGGCCATTTCACCAGTGCCCTGGTGATTTCCTACTTTTTCTTCGTACTGGTCCTGACCTGGGCGGCCAACATCTTGAACAAGGACAAAAGCCAATGA